The Salvelinus namaycush isolate Seneca chromosome 28, SaNama_1.0, whole genome shotgun sequence genome contains a region encoding:
- the six1a gene encoding homeobox protein six1a, with protein MSILPSFGFTQEQVACVCEVLQQGGNLERLGRFLWSLPACDHLHKNESVLKAKAVVAFHRGNFRELYKILESHQFSPHNHPKLQQLWLKAHYVEAEKLRGRPLGAVGKYRVRRKFPLPRTIWDGEETSYCFKEKSRGVLREWYTHNPYPSPREKRELAEATGLTTTQVSNWFKNRRQRDRAAEAKERENSENNNSGNNKQNQLSPLDGGKSLMSSSEDEFSPPQSPDQNSLLLLQGNMSHPGVSSYPMTGLGGAQPLHGMHGHPHQLQDSLLGPLTSSLVDLGS; from the exons ATGTCAATACTACCTTCGTTTGGGTTTACCCAGGAGCAAGTCGCCTGCGTCTGCGAGGTCCTGCAACAAGGAGGGAACCTGGAGAGGCTCGGTCGTTTTCTCTGGTCTCTCCCAGCGTGTGACCACCTCCACAAGAATGAAAGTGTACTGAAAGCAAAGGCGGTGGTCGCCTTCCACAGAGGGAACTTCAGAGAGCTCTATAAGATCCTAGAGAGCCACCAGTTTTCCCCGCACAACCATCCCAAGCTGCAGCAGCTGTGGCTGAAAGCGCACTACGTGGAGGCGGAAAAATTGCGCGGCCGACCGCTTGGAGCCGTGGGGAAGTATAGGGTCCGCAGGAAATTCCCTCTGCCCCGCACGATCTGGGACGGCGAGGAGACCAGCTATTGCTTTAAGGAGAAGTCCAGGGGTGTTCTTAGAGAGTGGTACACGCATAACCCCTATCCCTCCCCGCGAGAGAAAAGGGAGCTGGCCGAGGCCACGGGACTGACCACTACGCAGGTCAGCAATTGGTTCAAAAACAGACGCCAGAGAGACAGAGCCGCAGAAGCTAAAGAAAG AGAGAACAGCGAAAACAATAACTCTGGCAACAACAAACAGAACCAGCTGTCTCCCCTCGACGGCGGCAAGTCGCTCATGTCCAGCTCGGAAGATGAGTTCTctccaccacaaagccctgatcAGAACTCTTTGCTTTTGCTCCAGGGAAATATGAGTCACCCCGGCGTCTCCTCTTACCCTATGACCGGCCTCGGTGGCGCACAGCCGCTGCATGGAATGCACGGACACCCGCACCAACTCCAAGACTCGTTGCTGGGACCTCTAACATCGAGCCTTGTGGATCTAGGCTCCTAA
- the six4a gene encoding homeobox protein SIX4a produces MSSSSGEVTISNNIKKENVKTDKRDCIKLLALDTAELSMERATSNTDAVHSELLVSAASSLAFSPEQVACVCEALQQGGNVDRLARFLWSLPQSDLLRGNESILKAQALVAFHQARYQELYSVLENHNFSPFNHSSLQDLWYKARYTEAEKARGRPLGAVDKYRLRRKYPLPRTIWDGEETVYCFKERSRNALKDLYKQNRYPSPAEKRNLAKITGLSLTQVSNWFKNRRQRDRNPSEAQSKSESDGNHSTEDESSKGQEELSPRPLSNSSDGTMTHGALPLQTGSLDSGVIIQQIGDIKIPPGSSSEVLFNRNLVTSNRSTLFHNGGSSYLQAPSNILFNGLNLGIQPLAFNPLRPSGGVLMGGSGVDMQMQAGQEKGLGGSSVDYASYSGCVNGAEVKLEGVYSMAAQNGGSSVLTFSSSSGALQLGGYSLVHVPSGVSNGDGTSLLNSNLGLPLQLPSDSSSLSQGTIQMNNVAVSSSSEDSYHHQHHQDKLAMAPMHPSTVLYSMGNAGQTSIKKEPLEGGGGGGVYSYHHGLHLDPSGQLSYSSDPLTSEEVPSSQGSSSDVTTVSSSSPEPEVYTSLTVSTPLMAQTDPNGHQLQPGEYLRGHNPQPVPSSHLLGPGMNNNYMSVSESKVNASGGGVNEMVRVMCGEMEPGEEKDLAKLQTVQMDEDMADL; encoded by the exons ATGTCTTCTTCTTCAGGAGAAGTCACAATTTCAAATAACATCAAGAAGGAAAATGTGAAGACGGACAAGCGAGATTGCATCAAGCTTCTAGCGCTGGATACCGCGGAGTTGTCTATGGAGCGCGCAACTTCGAACACTGATGCAGTCCACAGTGAACTTCTGGTGAGCGCGGCTTCCTCGCTGGCATTCTCCCCAGAGCAAGTGGCGTGCGTCTGCGAGGCTTTGCAGCAGGGAGGCAATGTGGACCGGCTGGCCAGGTTTTTATGGTCCTTACCACAGAGTGACCTGCTACGTGGCAACGAAAGCATCCTGAAAGCCCAAGCTCTTGTCGCTTTTCATCAAGCTCGGTACCAGGAGCTCTACAGTGTTTTGGAGAACCACAACTTCAGTCCATTCAATCACTCCTCGCTACAAGACCTCTGGTATAAGGCACGGTACACGGAGGCAGAGAAAGCGCGGGGGAGACCCCTGGGCGCCGTGGATAAATATCGCCTGCGGAGAAAGTACCCACTACCCCGGACTATCTGGGACGGGGAAGAGACAGTATACTGCTTCAAAGAGAGGTCCCGCAACGCGCTGAAGGATCTATACAAGCAGAATAGATACCCCTCTCCAGCCGAGAAAAGAAACCTCGCTAAAATCACGGGACTCTCCTTGACGCAAGTCAGCAACTGGTTCAAAAacaggagacagagggacagaaacCCGTCCGAAGCACAATCAAAAAG TGAATCTGATGGCAACCACAGCACAGAGGATGAGTCTAGTAAAGGGCAGGAGGAGCTCTCTCCACGCCCCCTCTCCAATTCATCTGACGGGACGATGACCCATGGGGCCCTCCCCCTGCAGACAGGGTCTCTGGACAGTGGTGTAATCATCCAACAGATTGGAGACATCAAGATACCCCCTGGATCCAGCAGTGAGGTGCTCTTCAACAGAAACCTAGTGACAAGTAACCGCTCCACTCTCTTCCATAACGGTGGCTCGTCTTACCTCCAGGCCCCCAGCAACATCCTGTTCAATGGGCTCAACCTGGGCATCCAGCCCTTGGCCTTCAACCCCCTGCGGCCCTCTGGGGGGGTCCTGATGGGGGGCTCTGGTGTGGACATGCAGATGCAGGCAGGCCAGGAGAAGGGGCTGGGTGGCTCCAGTGTGGACTACGCCTCCTACTCTGGCTGTGTAAACGGAGCAGAGGTGAAGCTGGAGGGGGTTTACAGCATGGCAGCTCAAAATGGCGGCTCGTCTGTCCTCACGTTCAGCTCGTCCTCAGGGGCGCTCCAGCTGGGCGGGTACAGTCTGGTCCACGTGCCCAGCGGCGTATCCAACGGCGACGGGACGTCACTGCTCAACAGCAACTTGGGTCTTCCTCTGCAGCTCCCCTCTGACTCCTCATCTCTCTCACAAG GTACAATCCAAATGAACAATGTAGCAGTCAGTTCTTCTAGTGAGGACTCCTACCACCACCAGCACCATCAGGACAAGCTGGCCATGGCCCCCATGCACCCCAGCACGGTGCTCTACAGCATGGGCAACGCTGGACAGACCTCCATCAAGAAGGAGCCCCTGGAGGGTGGTGGGGGCGGAGGGGTGTACTCCTACCACCATGGCCTTCACCTGGACCCCAGTGGGCAGCTCAGCTACTCTTCAGACCCACTAACCTCAGAGGAGGTCCCCTCCAGCCAGGGCTCCTCCTCTGACGTAACCACCGTCAGCTCCTCCAGTCCAGAGCCTGAGGTCTACACCAGCCTCACCGTCAGCACCCCTCTGATGGCCCAAACAGACCCTAACGGACACCAACTCCAGCCTGGGGAGTACCTCAGGGGCCACAACCCACAACCTGTCCCCTCCTCACACCTTCTGGGCCCTGGCATGAACAACAACTACATGTCTGTGTCGGAGAGTAAGGTGAAcgctagtggtggtggggtgaatGAGATGGTGCGGGTCATGTGTGGGGAAATGGAGCCGGGGGAGGAGAAGGACCTGGCCAAATTACAGACAGTGCAGATGGACGAGGACATGGCTGACCTTTAA